In a single window of the Terrirubrum flagellatum genome:
- a CDS encoding TIGR03862 family flavoprotein → MRLNTHLALTATIHIIGAGPAGLIAAETLAAAGVSVIVHERMPSVARKFLMAGRGGLNLTHSEPLGDFLARYGDAALIRGAVASFPSAALRGWAEGLGQGTFVGSSGRIFPLAMKASPLLRAWLARLGALGVRIETRSEWRGFSPDGSLLISSTGQPPEAMRADAVILACGGASWPRLGSDGGWTAALEKAGVAIAPFRPANMGVVCDWSPLFATRFAGTPLKRIVLRLGSIRAPGEIVITATGLEGGAVYPLSPHTRDSLAAGRDTVLRIDLRPDLSQAELRERLAANRAKDSLSTKLKRGAGLSPVAIHLVREATGNAPPTDARALTALIKDVPIRARAMQGLARAISSAGGVALDELDADFMLKARPGVFAAGEMLDWEAPTGGYLLQACFASGIAAAKGALAWLGRP, encoded by the coding sequence GTGCGCCTCAACACACATCTCGCCTTGACCGCCACCATTCACATCATCGGCGCCGGGCCCGCCGGCCTGATCGCAGCCGAAACCCTCGCCGCGGCAGGGGTCAGCGTCATCGTCCATGAGCGCATGCCGTCCGTCGCGCGGAAATTCCTCATGGCCGGCCGCGGCGGACTGAATCTCACCCATTCCGAACCGCTCGGCGATTTTCTTGCACGTTACGGCGATGCGGCGCTGATCAGGGGCGCCGTCGCCTCCTTTCCCTCGGCGGCTCTGCGCGGCTGGGCCGAAGGTCTTGGACAGGGAACTTTCGTTGGTTCAAGCGGCCGAATCTTCCCGCTTGCAATGAAGGCCTCGCCGCTGCTGCGCGCGTGGCTGGCGCGGCTGGGCGCGCTCGGCGTCCGCATCGAGACGCGGAGCGAGTGGCGGGGCTTTTCCCCGGACGGCTCGCTCCTGATCTCAAGCACTGGGCAACCTCCGGAAGCGATGCGCGCGGACGCCGTGATCCTCGCCTGCGGCGGCGCGAGCTGGCCGCGGCTGGGCTCAGACGGCGGATGGACCGCCGCGCTTGAAAAAGCGGGCGTCGCCATCGCGCCGTTCAGGCCCGCCAATATGGGCGTGGTCTGCGACTGGAGCCCGCTGTTCGCAACGCGGTTCGCGGGAACGCCATTGAAACGGATCGTGCTGCGGCTCGGCTCCATCCGCGCGCCGGGCGAGATCGTCATCACCGCGACGGGACTCGAGGGAGGAGCTGTCTATCCGCTTTCGCCGCATACCCGCGACTCCCTCGCCGCCGGCCGCGACACGGTCCTGCGCATCGATCTCAGGCCTGATCTCAGCCAGGCCGAACTCCGCGAACGACTCGCCGCCAACCGCGCGAAGGATTCCCTGTCAACGAAATTGAAGCGCGGCGCCGGATTGTCGCCGGTGGCGATCCATCTGGTGCGCGAGGCGACCGGCAATGCGCCGCCCACGGACGCGCGCGCGCTGACCGCCCTGATCAAGGATGTTCCGATCAGGGCCCGCGCCATGCAGGGGCTGGCGCGCGCCATTTCGAGCGCCGGCGGCGTCGCGCTCGACGAGCTTGACGCCGATTTCATGCTGAAGGCGCGGCCCGGCGTTTTCGCAGCCGGCGAAATGCTGGACTGGGAGGCGCCGACCGGCGGCTATCTCCTGCAGGCCTGCTTCGCCAGCGGGATCGCGGCGGCCAAAGGCGCTCTCGCTTGGCTCGGGCGGCCTTGA
- the gnd gene encoding phosphogluconate dehydrogenase (NAD(+)-dependent, decarboxylating), with product MQLGMIGLGRMGANIVRRVMKAGHSCVVYDRDPKPGAALAAEGAINAASVEDLVSKLSGPRTVWIMLPAGAVTEHQVGALAGMLSKDDVVIDGGNSFWKDDVRRAQELRAKGLHYLDVGTSGGVWGLDRGYCLMIGGDTDVVKRLDPIFAALAPGAGDIPRTPARDGRDARVEKGYLHAGPSGAGHFVKMIHNGIEYGMMQAFAEGFDILKNANSQALPEEHRFDFDVADIAEVWRRGSVVTSWLLDLTASALAQEGDLGSYSGHVDDSGEGRWTIQAAIEEAVPADVLYAALTTRFRSRQDHTFAEKILSAMRKGFGGHLEPKKS from the coding sequence ATGCAGTTGGGAATGATCGGGCTCGGCCGCATGGGCGCCAACATCGTGCGGCGCGTGATGAAGGCCGGCCACTCCTGCGTCGTCTACGATCGCGATCCCAAGCCCGGCGCGGCGCTCGCCGCCGAAGGCGCAATCAACGCCGCGTCGGTCGAGGATCTCGTCTCGAAGCTCTCGGGCCCGCGCACGGTGTGGATCATGCTGCCCGCCGGCGCCGTCACGGAACATCAGGTCGGCGCGCTCGCCGGCATGCTGTCGAAGGACGACGTCGTCATCGATGGCGGCAACAGCTTCTGGAAAGACGATGTGCGGCGCGCGCAGGAGCTGCGCGCGAAAGGCCTGCATTATCTCGATGTCGGCACGTCAGGCGGCGTGTGGGGCCTCGATCGTGGCTATTGTCTGATGATCGGCGGCGACACTGACGTCGTGAAGCGTCTCGATCCGATCTTCGCGGCGCTCGCGCCGGGCGCCGGCGACATTCCGCGCACGCCCGCGCGCGACGGGCGCGATGCGCGCGTCGAGAAGGGCTATCTCCATGCCGGCCCAAGCGGCGCCGGCCATTTCGTCAAGATGATCCATAACGGCATCGAATACGGCATGATGCAGGCCTTCGCCGAAGGCTTCGACATTCTGAAGAACGCGAATTCGCAGGCGCTGCCGGAAGAGCATCGCTTCGATTTCGATGTCGCCGACATCGCCGAAGTCTGGCGTCGGGGCAGCGTCGTGACGTCATGGCTGCTCGATCTCACCGCGTCGGCTCTGGCGCAGGAAGGCGATCTCGGCAGTTATTCCGGCCATGTCGATGATTCCGGCGAAGGGCGCTGGACGATTCAGGCGGCGATCGAGGAAGCCGTGCCGGCCGACGTGCTCTACGCCGCGCTGACCACGCGCTTCCGTTCGCGTCAGGATCACACCTTCGCCGAGAAAATCCTCTCCGCCATGCGCAAGGGTTTCGGCGGGCATCTCGAACCGAAGAAATCCTGA
- a CDS encoding gluconokinase, which yields MADHLLPPAIVVMGVAGSGKTTVGELLAQRLGWEFRDADSFHPAANIAKMTAGQPLTDADRWPWLAAIADWIDAHRKAGGHGVVTCSALKRAYRDRLRNGHTDVRFVHLKGDIEVIGARMAARQHHFMPTALLKSQFDTLEPPAPDERALSISVELEPEQIVEAVVNMLERDTAPAQRV from the coding sequence ATGGCCGATCATCTGTTGCCGCCTGCGATCGTCGTGATGGGCGTCGCGGGATCGGGAAAGACCACGGTTGGCGAGCTTCTGGCGCAGCGACTAGGTTGGGAATTTCGCGACGCCGACAGCTTCCATCCCGCCGCAAATATCGCGAAGATGACGGCGGGACAGCCGCTCACGGACGCCGATCGCTGGCCGTGGCTCGCCGCCATCGCGGACTGGATCGACGCTCATCGGAAAGCCGGCGGGCATGGCGTCGTCACCTGCTCGGCGCTGAAGCGCGCCTATCGCGACAGGTTGCGCAACGGACATACGGACGTGCGCTTCGTGCATCTCAAAGGAGACATAGAAGTGATCGGCGCGCGCATGGCGGCGCGCCAGCATCATTTCATGCCGACCGCGCTCTTGAAGAGCCAGTTCGACACGCTCGAGCCGCCTGCGCCCGACGAGCGCGCGCTGTCAATTTCAGTGGAACTGGAGCCAGAGCAGATCGTCGAGGCGGTGGTGAACATGCTCGAACGCGATACAGCGCCGGCGCAGCGCGTCTGA
- a CDS encoding PLP-dependent aminotransferase family protein, with protein sequence MPLVRKRSNPALACQTNPDWSALIPVLPADGPRTAALYAAIRKLIESGAVSPRSKLPTTRDLAKRLRLSRGSVVAAFEMLIADGFAEARVGAGTYVAAQVPLLTRSVEETNAPVKFPAPKPGALGVAVSDARTLTIFRRLLMRHLAQPGPEHFHYGDPRGGLVLREAIASYLRTARGVRCSAASVLVTAGTAQGLDLVIRAALQPGDAIWIEDPCYPMARDAFAGAGVRLMGAAVDAEGMTPAYGEKSAPRARAAYVTPSHQFPLGVTMSMARRLALIEWARRNRAWIIEDDYDSEFRYAGSPLTALQGIDDSGCVVYLGTFSKVLFPGLRVGYAVAPELLLEKMIAIRNRAIRHPPTLAEAALADLLREGHFAAHLRRARRRTQAARDDLVAGLSASGALDVTTPDQGLHLIAKAPPGMTDAEMMSIADSVGLGARALSSMYLSQAPQHGLVIGFSGFPGAEFRRVASDFSARLKQRGSRGKTRRK encoded by the coding sequence ATGCCATTGGTTCGAAAAAGGTCCAATCCAGCGCTTGCTTGCCAGACCAATCCGGACTGGTCGGCGCTAATCCCGGTGCTGCCGGCCGACGGCCCGCGCACCGCCGCGCTCTATGCGGCGATCCGCAAGCTCATTGAGTCCGGAGCCGTCTCGCCGCGGAGCAAGCTGCCGACGACGCGCGATCTGGCCAAACGATTGCGCCTGTCGCGCGGCTCTGTTGTCGCTGCGTTCGAGATGCTGATCGCTGATGGCTTCGCGGAGGCGCGCGTCGGCGCTGGCACCTATGTCGCGGCGCAGGTGCCGCTGCTGACGCGCTCTGTGGAGGAGACAAATGCGCCGGTGAAGTTCCCGGCGCCAAAGCCTGGCGCGCTCGGCGTCGCCGTTTCCGACGCCAGGACGCTGACCATTTTTCGCCGCCTGCTGATGCGCCATCTCGCCCAGCCGGGACCGGAGCATTTTCATTATGGCGATCCACGCGGCGGCCTCGTTTTGCGCGAAGCGATTGCGTCTTATCTCCGGACGGCGCGCGGCGTGCGCTGCTCGGCGGCGTCTGTTCTCGTCACAGCCGGCACCGCGCAGGGGCTTGATCTCGTGATCCGCGCCGCGTTGCAGCCCGGCGATGCGATCTGGATCGAAGATCCCTGCTATCCCATGGCGCGCGACGCATTCGCCGGCGCCGGCGTCAGACTGATGGGCGCGGCCGTCGACGCCGAAGGAATGACGCCGGCATATGGCGAGAAGTCGGCGCCGCGGGCGCGCGCCGCCTATGTCACTCCCTCGCATCAATTTCCGCTGGGCGTGACCATGAGCATGGCGCGACGTCTTGCGCTGATCGAGTGGGCGCGGCGGAATCGCGCCTGGATCATCGAAGACGATTACGACAGCGAGTTCCGCTACGCCGGCTCGCCGCTGACTGCGCTGCAGGGCATCGATGATTCCGGCTGCGTCGTCTATCTCGGCACCTTCTCCAAGGTGCTCTTTCCCGGTCTCCGTGTCGGTTACGCCGTCGCGCCAGAGCTGCTGCTGGAAAAGATGATCGCGATCCGCAATCGCGCCATTCGCCATCCGCCCACGCTGGCGGAGGCCGCGTTGGCCGATCTCCTGCGTGAAGGGCATTTCGCGGCGCATCTCAGGCGCGCGCGGCGGCGCACGCAGGCCGCGCGTGATGACCTCGTCGCTGGCTTGAGCGCAAGCGGCGCGCTTGATGTGACGACGCCCGATCAGGGTCTTCATCTCATCGCCAAAGCTCCGCCGGGAATGACGGATGCCGAGATGATGTCGATCGCGGATTCTGTCGGGCTCGGTGCGCGCGCGCTGTCTTCGATGTATCTCTCGCAGGCGCCGCAGCACGGGCTTGTGATCGGATTCTCCGGATTTCCGGGCGCCGAATTTCGCCGTGTCGCGAGCGACTTCAGCGCTCGACTGAAACAACGGGGCAGCCGCGGAAAGACGCGGCGGAAGTAA
- a CDS encoding pyridoxamine 5'-phosphate oxidase family protein, whose protein sequence is MSDGVPAERNSFPVTPRNRVKRLHERGAYDHEAVYAILDAGLLCHVAYSIDGQPYCTPTIHWREDDVLYWHGSSASRMLRQLKTGVSACLTVSHLDGLVLARCGFNHSVNYRSAMCFGVARIVDDPEEKVAALLGVVNRFYPGRAGELRATTTQEAKATTVISMRIEEASAKVRAKGVADDEEDYAHPAWAGVIPVKTVIGEDAPCPRLSPDIARPDTLSAYRAGRRLDEALIEAQRAYEK, encoded by the coding sequence ATGTCCGATGGCGTTCCCGCGGAGCGGAACTCCTTCCCCGTCACCCCGCGCAACCGGGTCAAGCGCCTGCACGAGCGCGGCGCCTACGATCATGAGGCTGTCTACGCCATCCTTGACGCAGGACTGCTCTGCCATGTCGCCTACAGCATCGACGGGCAGCCCTACTGCACGCCGACGATCCATTGGCGCGAGGACGATGTGCTCTACTGGCACGGCTCATCGGCGAGCCGCATGCTCCGCCAGCTCAAGACTGGCGTCTCGGCCTGCTTGACGGTCTCACATCTCGACGGGCTCGTGCTGGCCCGCTGCGGCTTCAATCACTCCGTCAATTATCGCTCGGCGATGTGCTTCGGCGTGGCGCGCATCGTCGATGATCCCGAAGAAAAGGTCGCGGCGCTGCTCGGAGTCGTGAACCGTTTCTATCCCGGCCGCGCAGGGGAATTGCGCGCGACGACGACGCAGGAAGCAAAAGCCACGACTGTCATCAGCATGCGCATCGAAGAGGCGTCGGCGAAAGTCAGAGCGAAAGGCGTCGCGGACGATGAGGAAGATTACGCGCATCCCGCATGGGCTGGCGTCATCCCCGTGAAGACGGTGATTGGAGAAGACGCGCCCTGCCCGCGCCTTTCTCCCGACATCGCGCGCCCGGACACGCTGTCCGCCTATCGCGCCGGTCGACGGCTCGACGAGGCTTTGATCGAAGCGCAACGCGCCTACGAAAAGTGA
- a CDS encoding phasin family protein, translating to MAKTPKNPADMTPVETMAEAVQDATQETVATIETTMKSFTEKAFTDKFEMPEAAREAALRVSGAAKERFADLYANANNATVSYEKAVAALVNSAASSARSMLQATHDNALATFDAIEKLVAAKSVTEAYQIQSDFAREFASANWARVQNAADTVKANVQDGVKMLQDEAEKVIAFTKKAA from the coding sequence ATGGCTAAGACACCGAAGAATCCCGCCGACATGACTCCCGTCGAGACGATGGCCGAGGCCGTCCAGGACGCGACGCAGGAGACGGTGGCCACGATCGAGACCACCATGAAGTCTTTCACCGAGAAGGCTTTCACCGACAAGTTCGAGATGCCGGAAGCGGCGCGCGAAGCTGCGCTGCGCGTGTCCGGCGCGGCGAAGGAGCGTTTCGCCGATCTCTATGCGAACGCCAACAACGCGACCGTCTCCTATGAGAAGGCTGTGGCCGCTCTCGTGAACTCCGCCGCGTCGTCCGCGCGCAGCATGCTGCAGGCGACTCATGACAACGCGCTCGCGACCTTCGACGCGATCGAGAAGCTCGTCGCCGCGAAGTCGGTCACGGAAGCCTACCAGATCCAGAGCGATTTCGCGCGCGAGTTCGCCAGCGCCAACTGGGCGCGCGTGCAGAACGCGGCCGACACCGTCAAGGCCAACGTCCAGGACGGCGTGAAGATGCTGCAGGACGAGGCCGAGAAGGTCATCGCCTTCACGAAGAAGGCTGCGTAA
- a CDS encoding DUF445 domain-containing protein — translation MAGRISDPRADEKKLADLRRVKALATLCLAGAFGLLILAHGLSARHPGFGYLGAFAEAATIGGLADWYAVVALFRRPMGIPIPHTAIIPENQKRIADNLGGFIETNFLAPATVERKLREVDFAAMVADWMADPKRSAALTGFVVRLAPQAVAAMEDSGLRNFVAKRVIAQLDDLELAPLAANLLETFTQDGKHQLLLDELMTAIHRILGDEASIAAIRDKVRDELPSLFRLFRADAYLMKKIVNSSYAFLDEVKKDPNHALRAEFDGFVRNFIERLRTSPEYAERAEALKRDLLARPELRTLTRRLWTSLKDFIDSDLKSETSIIRRQLDRLFVDIGRQLREDPTIRGEMNEGFVVALSSFIERQKSGVSSFIADQVKSWDMRQLTRVIEMNIGRDLQYIRFNGMLIGGLAGLALHALKQALGLL, via the coding sequence ATGGCGGGGCGAATTTCCGACCCACGCGCCGATGAAAAAAAGCTCGCCGACCTTCGGCGCGTGAAGGCGCTCGCGACGCTGTGTCTCGCCGGCGCGTTCGGCCTGCTCATTCTCGCGCACGGGCTGTCGGCGCGGCATCCCGGCTTCGGCTATCTCGGCGCGTTCGCGGAAGCCGCGACCATCGGCGGCCTCGCCGACTGGTACGCCGTCGTCGCGCTCTTCCGGCGCCCCATGGGAATTCCCATTCCGCACACGGCGATCATTCCCGAAAACCAGAAGCGGATCGCAGACAATCTCGGCGGCTTCATCGAGACGAATTTTCTCGCGCCGGCGACAGTCGAGCGAAAGCTGCGCGAGGTCGATTTCGCCGCCATGGTCGCGGACTGGATGGCCGACCCCAAGCGCAGCGCGGCGCTCACGGGCTTTGTCGTCAGGCTCGCGCCGCAGGCGGTCGCGGCGATGGAGGATTCCGGCCTGCGCAATTTCGTCGCCAAGCGCGTCATCGCGCAGCTCGACGATCTCGAACTCGCGCCGCTCGCCGCGAATTTGCTTGAGACCTTCACGCAGGACGGCAAGCATCAGTTGCTGCTCGATGAGCTGATGACGGCGATCCATCGCATTCTCGGCGACGAGGCGTCGATCGCGGCGATCCGCGACAAGGTGCGCGATGAACTGCCTTCGCTGTTCCGGCTGTTTCGCGCCGACGCCTATCTCATGAAGAAGATCGTGAACTCATCCTACGCCTTTCTCGATGAGGTGAAGAAGGACCCGAACCACGCGCTGCGCGCCGAGTTCGACGGCTTCGTGCGCAATTTCATCGAGCGGCTGCGCACATCGCCGGAATATGCCGAGCGCGCCGAAGCGTTGAAGCGCGACCTGCTTGCGAGGCCCGAGCTGCGCACGCTGACGCGGCGCCTGTGGACGAGCCTGAAAGATTTCATCGACAGCGATTTGAAGAGCGAAACATCGATCATCCGCCGCCAGCTTGATCGGTTGTTCGTCGATATCGGCCGGCAATTGCGGGAGGACCCGACGATCCGCGGCGAGATGAACGAGGGCTTCGTCGTCGCGCTGTCATCCTTCATCGAGCGGCAGAAGAGCGGCGTCTCTTCCTTCATCGCCGATCAGGTGAAGTCCTGGGACATGCGCCAGCTCACTCGTGTCATTGAGATGAATATCGGCCGTGATCTGCAATATATCCGCTTCAACGGCATGCTGATCGGCGGGCTTGCAGGACTCGCGCTGCACGCGCTGAAACAGGCGCTGGGGTTGCTCTGA
- a CDS encoding hydrogen peroxide-inducible genes activator has protein sequence MFSLRQLRYFAAVARHRHFGRAAEECSVSQPALSVQIRELEAMLGLSLIERGRGRVELTEAGVEVERRALEILAEARDLMDFAKHRKSVLTGSLRLGVIPSIAPYLLPAALPALQTRFPQLELHLRETMTASLLQELGEGRLDVVLLSLPVEQPGFESIRLFDDAFVLAAPGDATAEAKRLPARLSELHSQNLLLLEEGHCLREQALTYCKTISPELRNQFGASSLATIIQMVANGYGATLLPEIAIAAELSADRRIGLMRFAEPQPMRTVGLVWRRSSPRKADFVELGRVFTEGAQAILLAAAQRLDDDDAGYEDQAGAPPLAALSTPPKLSRISTAAMRRQQS, from the coding sequence ATGTTCAGCCTGCGCCAGCTCCGCTACTTCGCCGCCGTGGCCAGGCATCGCCATTTCGGCCGCGCGGCCGAGGAGTGTTCGGTCAGTCAGCCGGCCTTGTCGGTCCAGATCCGGGAGCTTGAGGCGATGTTGGGTCTCTCCCTGATCGAGCGGGGCCGAGGCCGGGTCGAACTCACCGAGGCCGGCGTCGAGGTCGAACGCCGGGCGCTCGAAATCCTCGCCGAGGCGCGCGACCTCATGGATTTTGCGAAGCACAGGAAGAGCGTGCTCACGGGGTCGCTCAGGCTCGGCGTCATTCCCTCGATCGCGCCCTACCTCCTGCCCGCGGCTCTGCCCGCGTTACAGACGCGATTCCCGCAACTGGAACTGCATCTGCGCGAGACCATGACGGCCTCGCTGCTTCAGGAGCTTGGCGAAGGGCGTCTCGACGTCGTGCTTCTCTCATTGCCGGTCGAGCAGCCGGGCTTTGAATCGATCCGGCTGTTCGATGACGCCTTCGTGCTCGCGGCTCCGGGCGATGCGACAGCGGAAGCGAAACGACTGCCAGCGCGTCTCTCCGAGCTTCATTCGCAAAATCTGCTGCTGCTGGAAGAAGGCCACTGCCTGCGCGAGCAGGCGCTGACCTATTGCAAGACCATCAGCCCGGAGCTGCGCAACCAGTTCGGCGCGTCGAGCCTCGCAACCATCATCCAGATGGTGGCCAATGGCTATGGCGCGACGCTGCTGCCGGAGATCGCGATCGCGGCCGAACTGAGCGCGGATCGCCGCATCGGTCTGATGCGCTTCGCGGAGCCGCAGCCGATGCGGACTGTCGGTCTCGTCTGGCGGCGCAGTTCGCCGCGCAAGGCGGATTTCGTCGAGCTGGGACGCGTCTTCACGGAAGGCGCGCAGGCGATCTTGCTGGCGGCTGCGCAAAGACTTGATGATGACGACGCCGGCTACGAGGATCAGGCGGGCGCGCCGCCGCTTGCCGCGCTTTCGACGCCGCCAAAATTGTCGCGTATATCCACGGCTGCGATGCGGCGACAGCAATCCTGA